ctTTTAGGCTCTTCCTGAGgtcaaaaaattgataaaaaaagaaaatgtggctCCAACCCCCAATAAACATTCTTCAGAATCAACCATGTTATTGTTGACACCatatgtaacggcccgcctcccggagcccccgagtaccaagaggatccgtgagagggtcattactaaaatgatatcgaacaatgacgcacctacaacacacacataaccctttttgaaatcataatttttctttattacgacatctcatcataatctttacaaaCCATTCATCAGTTGGGCCCAcatgggcttacataacatgcgacaaactctgaaaacctaaacattaaccttattaagacacgatgacacccaggatctagttttgggagtGCTCTGCACTGGCTACCACGACTtgacggtctggacccaaaccccgatgtacacacctgcgatctcaggatatgctgacctggaatgatgtaaaacaacatgagtcgcgagactcagcaagctctagaaagaaaggttacgggtttaggatatgactcttcccatgacaccccatgcaattcatgtcaatgaaatcacgccatgtcatgagctatacgtaccttaGAGACAGAAATATACATTTGACCACTTTAGACCGACAATAAAATGGAACCCACAACTTAgactttgtcattttgaaattataaaataaataataattactatTTACCATCAAAACGGACGGACCGACATTTTGTGCACGTGTGAAAAACATATTGATGAAAGATACACGACGAGATCCAAAAGAAGAACATAAGATGTACACTTGGCGTGAATGTAACCAAGAGCTTGTCCgcttttttaatctttaatttggCTGTGTTGTGTTGTGTAATTTGAAATCAGACGTGGATGGATTAACTCCACCCATGTAATGTTTAAAGACttatattccaaaaaaataaatacccCACAATCCCTGTGTACTAAACAGTACACACTCCATATCTCTCCCAACCACTCCTAGACTGTGACTTTCCTCGGAATGATCGGGGGACAGGTGTCGCTCACCCTTTTGCTCCCTTTCCCAAGCTTCTgtcaaaaagaaatcaaaaggcAAGAGTATATTCCCCCCCGTCGCCCTTCCTCATATTCTCTTTCCCACCTCAAATATTCCAAATTATATGATAATATGattcatttttaaaaagttcaaaGATTGATGggtgaatttttatatatagttttaagggcattttggtcaattgattaaaattcggaaatgaataattaattaattttaattttaggtcaaatttttaaggataGAAACTAAATGTTTAGGtgcttaaaattatttatatatatttttattgtaaataaatttatgggTTCGAATTTTTGCTGTTCTGGGACATACAtgcccttcccttcccttcccctTTGGCAGGCTGGATTTTGAGGCCTACCATCTTGTCTTGAGTTAAGGGCCAACACACAGCTGGCGAGTTGTGGGCGTTACACGTGGTAGGCCCCGCCCGGGATGGgatcaaaaattgaatgatttcCCCATGGAGAATAGCTTGAAGGTTATACTGCGGGTAGCCCAATGATAACTCGGCACGTGTCCATCATAGCTGATGGTCCCGCAGCGTCACACGAGCGTCGGATTGGTCCACAAAAGCGCGAGAAAGCCGACATGATTTTACAATATCAGCCCTGACCAGCCACCAGTGGGCCCCGtggtaatctctctctctctctctaaattatTTTGATCGGACGGTTCCTAATCAATCAGCACTTGCCATTTACTTACACCAGCGCGCCGTGGGTGGGCTCCACGTGATCATACCTCAGGTTTATCCCTCGTCATCACGTGCATCGTACAGGCCAGGTGGAAAGTTGGTATCGTATTAAAATTTCTCctgaaaattatttaattaaaaaatataatatattaatgtataagtGTTATCTTAAGTATTCAAATTAAGTGtataattaacatttttataatataaaaatagattttgacaTCAGGTTAgggaaaaatgttaaataaattgttaaacttatcaaatttaaaaaatgaattcattATTAGGGTGGACTCCACCAGCCTTCACGCCGTGAAGACGCGCACACAGAGGATTACGAGCGGATTTGCTTTGACTTGAAGCGCAAAAACGCAATCGAATCCAAAATCTTACTAACTGCCACTTTATACACTAAAACTGCTGCCCGTCACGTGCGCCTTATGTCCACACAGAAGCCGGCGCAGCGGCTTCACGCGCTCGGGCACGTGAGGATAAGGGTAGCAGTAGCACATGGCGCTCAGGTGAGATACGAGCACAGGGGATCTTCGCCCTGGGCCATAAATGAATGGCGCAATTTGCAGGGTGGATCCGAGGCTTCCGAGCTGTCCGTGTCCGCTTAAAAGGGCGTGATCCTGTGGTGCATGCGGGGGCAGAGACTCTGTGAAATCGGATTTAATTTTCTAAcggtgggtttatatttggccAACCAACCGCAGCTCATTACttgttaaaatgttattttgtaCAGTTAATTAAAATGTTTATATTAAAGTGTTGTAGAATGtaacatattaatttataaaacgCAAAGAATAAGATGTAAAAATAAGCATAGtatagtataaaaaaattatggtttaaACAAAGAAGAGGGTAATGTAATAAATTGTGATATATCAAGCGTATCAATTTAACTCTTGAATTTTGATATAATATGAGGTGGTGTTAGTGtcaattatgttttttttttttttatagaattattCATGAATTTTGTTCATGAATTATAGGggtaaaaaaaacaattttgttaATGAATTATTCATTTATAGAAATCTGTTTCTTTAGTCAATGGTTTtgtgtgggtgggtgggtgggtgggtatatttattaattccaataataattcaaattaaagacTTAATGTCCATCTAAGAAGTTCAAAGTTGGTGGAGACAAAAGGAGTAAATGATTTGATTAggttgtattaattaattacttgatcATCTTTGacttattgataattaattaaattaaaatgcataaaaatatttcacaaTCTCCAACTGTCATGGAACAAATGTTAATGCTTCTGCTGCTACATCCATgttagaaaataatcaaatgatatttgattattaaactTCAGATATATCACAATTAGAACAAAAAAGATTATTAAGgaaataattcttctttttaATCACTAATCTTTTCAGATCGCTGGGAGGATAATCAGAAAGAAGCATATGCTCAGAAAGaaatcaaaaacccaatttcttttttgggtttttttttatatttcaagagGAAATGCTCAGAAAATTTAGATATGCAGCATAAATAATAGGGCTTGAAACCCTAGCTAGTTATGGAAGGGtgtaaaagtatttttttttttttttgaattaaaatatggtTTTGAGTTTATATACAAAGAGATTAATTTTCTCAACGTCATCGCAAgtgaatactttttttttttatgtctgaTATGTTCACTGGAAAATAAGATGATAatacagaagaaagaaaatacacAATAAATCTTGTGTAGCATCTAAAAGCCACCTCCTAACAGTGAGAATGGATAAGGCGGTGGCCTGGCCTCCGCCCCATCTTTTATTCCTCCAAAGTAATCCACATCCCCGGAACCGCTATTCACAGCCGCCCACAACCCGCCAGCCACGGCGGCGGAACCCGCCGGCGGCATCTGGTGATGATAGCCAGAAATGGTGCCAAAGGCGTAAGATTGTTGCTGTGTACCCGTGACTTGTCTTTGGCTTAACCACCCCGCGGACGTCGGCTCAGGCGAGGCCGGGGAGCGGCAGAAAGCCGGGATGTCGGGGAGTGAAATTGACGAAACTGCCCCTAGGGTGGTGCCCTCTTCTCCCTCCTCGCTTTTGACCGACGTCGAGCTGGTGGCCGCCGGCCCGGACGACGACGACGGAGGCGAGGAAGACGAAGAGATCAACAGTCGCCTCTTCTTGTCTCCGGTGAGCCGCTTGGTCCGCTCTTTCTCGAGCATCATCCGAGGAATAATCTCTGGGTCTTCGACGACTTTGTAGAGGAAAGCCATCATCTGCTGCGGCCGTTTCTCCGTGGCCTCGAGGCGCTTGTTCATGAGATCGAGCTCCTCCTCCAGAGTCTTCTGCTCTTGCTTCAACCTCGCAATCTCCATTAATATCTCCTCGTCTTCTTCATCCTCGTGCTTCTGCAACGAACTGCTATTTCTATGGTGCTTCCGTCTCACTATGTTCTTCAGAAAATGCGTCTGCCCTCGCAGGAACCACTCGTTAGCGAATTCCCATCTGTCTGGATCCACCTTCCTAAATCCCTGatcaaaaatcaaacctttACAGATTCACACACCCCCCCATACATCTAAATTTAGCCCAATAAtgatcatatatacatataacatgaACACTTACATATGTGTTGAGTTGACGGACGAAGCTGGAGAAATTGTTGTGTTTGAAGTAGGCGGGGAGGATTCGCTGGGAGAAATCCAATGGGTCAACGACGATGAAGCTGTTGTTGGCTTTGCCCCAGGAGATGAGCCGGTCGGTCGTCGGATCGCTCACCATCTGATAAGTCTTCAAGACGAACGGCGCGACTGAATTGTTAGTTTCCATTCCATAAACTCTCgcctccccccctctctctctgtctctctgtaTATAAAACTATCTGTTATCTATCTGTATCTCTCTTCTTGGAggctgagagagagagcgagcgagcgagcgagagtAGTAATTTGGGATAATTCTTGGGGGTTGCAAAGTGTATGCAAGGGTGAGGGAGCATGGTATTTTATAAAGGGAAGGAGTATTGTAACAAAGTGGGATAACGTGTCCATAGGAGGGATGGTTCTGATATTTTATAGCGTGGGGGTGGGCCACACTTGTTTCCTCTTTATCATCTTTTGCTACCCCTCTCACGGTCCCGACGCCTTCGATATTTTCCGAGCCCGTCTCATCCTCCCACGCGCCGCACCAAACGCGTGGCTTGAAATCCCCTTCCTCGATTGACCAGGGAGAGCAAATTTGGAAAATGACGTGGTTTATCAGTGTATAAGCGTGTTCATGCTTTTATATAACTAACCAATAACAAGTAAATATACGCGATCAAGAGAAGTAAAGTGATAAATAAGAAGTTGTTTCTACGgagattaattattaattttttaaatattaaaattatttataattaactatatgtggacaattaattaattaagaatattatttaatatataactaacaattagttaagaattaaaaattaattggttAAGACTCAGgattttctaaattcacctagcaaattcactttaccatatTACCTTAATTTTTGGTtgattaaattacaaataatgtCAATAGAGCactataatttatttgttagtCTATGTCTAGATTTAACAAGTTTATTCAACTAACCTAACTCATTATATGCCTATGTGAATTAGAATTAGAGAACATATTAAGCATATGTactcattatatgaaaatattcattacaCATATAATCACAAATTATACATATAATCAAGTGAATGTCTTCCCCAATtaacatatgttattttgtctaaaatctattttttatttatttatgtctagcatcataagaaatctcaaatcatgtaaTTGGTGATCAAGCAATTATAAACATTAAGtttagaacaaaataaacataattgatgtaacaatcacaataaaaaaatgagtaatCAATAAAGTTTCAATCCATAAGatcctttaaaaattt
The sequence above is a segment of the Diospyros lotus cultivar Yz01 chromosome 7, ASM1463336v1, whole genome shotgun sequence genome. Coding sequences within it:
- the LOC127805801 gene encoding heat stress transcription factor C-1, with translation METNNSVAPFVLKTYQMVSDPTTDRLISWGKANNSFIVVDPLDFSQRILPAYFKHNNFSSFVRQLNTYGFRKVDPDRWEFANEWFLRGQTHFLKNIVRRKHHRNSSSLQKHEDEEDEEILMEIARLKQEQKTLEEELDLMNKRLEATEKRPQQMMAFLYKVVEDPEIIPRMMLEKERTKRLTGDKKRRLLISSSSSPPSSSSGPAATSSTSVKSEEGEEGTTLGAVSSISLPDIPAFCRSPASPEPTSAGWLSQRQVTGTQQQSYAFGTISGYHHQMPPAGSAAVAGGLWAAVNSGSGDVDYFGGIKDGAEARPPPYPFSLLGGGF